Genomic window (Xylanimonas protaetiae):
CTGGGCCGCACGGGGCCGCCGGGTCGCCCGCCGCAACCTGGCCATGTCGGTCGTGGCCGAGCTGCTCGGCTTCTCCGTGTGGGCGCTCTGGTCGATCGTCGTGCCGCAGCTCCCCGCAGCCGGGTTCACCCTGACCGCCGACCAGATGTTCTGGCTGATCGCCGTCCCGTCCCTGGTCGGCGCGTTCCTGCGCCTGCCGTACACGTTCGCGGTCCCGCTGTTCGGCGGCCGCAACTGGACGGTGGTCTCGGCGCTGCTGCTGCTTCTGCCGACGACGGCGCTGGCCGTCGTCGTCCAGCGGCCTGACACCTCCTTCGGGGTGCTCCTGGGGGTCGCTGCTCTCGCCGGGTTCGGCGGCGGCAACTTCGCGTCGTCGATGGCGAACATCTCGTTCTTCTACCCGGCGGCTGAGAAGGGCAAGGCGCTCGGGCTGAACGCGGCGGGCGGCAACCTCGGCACGGCCGCGGTGCAGCTCGCGGTGCCGTTCGTGATCGTCGCGGGCGGCGGGCTCGCGCTGGAGCGTGCGGGGCTCATGTTCGTCCCGCTCGTGCTCGTGGCGGCGGTGCTCGCCTGGCGGTTCATGGACAACCTCGCCACGGCGAGGTCGGACCCGCGCACGTACGCCGCCGCGGCCCGGCTGCCCCACACGTGGATCATCTCGGCGATCTACATCGGCACCTTCGGGTCGTTCATCGGCTACTCGGGCGCGTTCCCGACGCTGCTCGCGGGCGTGTTCCCGCACGTGGGTCTCAAGGTCGCGTTCCTCGGCGCGCTCGTGGGCTCGCTGGCCCGCCCGCTGGGCGGCATCCTCGCCGACCGCGTCGGCGGCGCCCGCGTCACCATCGCCGCCTTCGGCGTCATGGCGGCCGGCACGCTGGGCGCCGTCGTCGCCCTCCAGCGGCACGACTTCGGCCTGTTCCTCGGAGCGTTCCTCGTCCTGTTCGTCGCCACCGGCATCGGCAACGGGTCGGTGTACCGCATGATCCCCGCGGTGTTCCGCGAGACGGGCGCCGGGGCCGGGGCCGCGGCCGGGTGCATCGGCATCGCGGGCGCCGTCGGTGCCCTGGGCGGGTTCCTCGTGCCGCGCGGCTTCGCCGTCTCGACGACGGCGACCGGCTCGCTCGTGCCCGCGCTGCTCGTGTTCGTCGGCGTGTACGTGGCGCTCGCCGCGCTCACCGCGGCGGTGTACACGCGCGGCCGGATGGGCGCGGTGCGGGTGTGAGCGTCGCAGGAGGCACGACGACGCCGGCGGCGGAGCACGCGGGGACCGGGCCCGCCGGACCAGAGCTGGACGGGACGGCGACCCACTGCCCGTACTGCGCCCTGCAGTGCGCCATGACCCTGACGATCACCCCGGCCGCCGCCACCGACGCCACGGCCCCCGCCACCACCGCCACCACCGTCACCGCCGGCGGGCGACCCTCGATGTCCGCTTCTGGGCCTGAGAACCGGACATCCAGGGTCGCGCGACCGCAGCCGGTCGACGTCAGCCCGCGGGAGTTCCCCACCAATCGGGGCGGGCTGTGCCAGAAAGGGTGGACCTCGGCTGCCGTGCTGCGCGCCGCCGACCGGTTGACGGTCCCGCTGGTGCGCGGGGCGTCGGGTGCGCTGGAGCCCACGGACTGGGACACGGCCCTCGACGTCGTCGCCATCCGGCTCGCCGCGGTCCAGGCGGAGTCCGGCCCCGAGGCGGTCGCCGTGTTCGGCGGCGGCGGCCTGACGAACGAGAAGGCGTACACGCTCGGCAAGTTCGCCCGGGCGGTGCTGCGCACCCCGTTCATCGACTACAACGGGCGGTTCTGCATGGCGTCGGCGGCGGCCGCCGCGAACCGGGCGCTCGGCGCGGACCGCGGCCTGCCCTTCCCGCTGGCCGACCTGGGCGGTGCCGCCGCCGTGCTGCTGCTCGGCTCCAACGTGGCCGAGACGATGCCGCCGTCGGTGCAGCACCTCGCCGGGGCGCGGGCGGCGGGCGGCCTCGTCGTCGTCGACCCGCGGCGGTCCGCGACGGCCCGGCTCACGGAGGACGGGCAGGGCGTGCACCTGCAGCCCGTCCCGGGCACGGACCTGGCCGTGCTGCTCGGCCTGCTGCACGTGGTGCTCGCCGAGGGCCTCGCCGACGCCGCCTACCTGGCCGCGCGCACCACGGGGCTCGACGCCGTCGCCCGGTCGGTGGCGGCCTGGTGGCCCGAGCGGGTCGAGATCGTCACGGGCGTGCCCGAGGGCGAGCTGCGACGGGTGGCCCGGCTGCTGGCCGCGGCGTCTCCGGCGCGCGGCGGGCGCGGCGCGTACGTCCTCACGGGCCGTGGCGTCGAGCAGTCGACGCAGGGCACCGCGACCGTGACCGCGGCCGTCAACCTCGCGCTCGCCCTGGGGCTGGTGGGCACGGTCGGCTCCGGGTACGGGGCCCTGACGGGCCAGGGCAACGGGCAGGGCGGGCGCGAGCACGGGCAGAAGTCAGACCAGCTGCCCGGCTACCGCAAGATCGACGACCCTGCCTCCCGCGAGCACGTCGCCGCCGTGTGGGGCGTGGACCCCGCGACGATCCCGGGCCCGGGGGTGCCCGCCGTCGCGCTGCTGGCCTCCCTCGGCACACCCGGCGGGCCGCGAGCCCTGCTGGTCCACGGGTCCAACCTGCTGGTCTCTGCGCCGTCGGCGGACAAGGTCCGGGAACGTCTCGCGGCGCTCGACCTGCTCGTGGTGTGCGACGTCGTGCCGTCCGAGACGGCGCTGGTCGCCGACGTCGTGCTGCCGGTGACGCAGTGGGCCGAGGAGGAGGGCACCATGACGTCGCTCGAGGGGCGTGTCATCCGCCGGCGCAAGGCGGTGGACGCCCCCGGCGAGGCCCGCTCCGAGCTGTGGGTGTGGGCCGAGGTGGCCCGCCGCCTCGGCTCGCCCGTGCACCTGGCGACCGACCCGGCCGACGTGTTCGACGAGCTCGCGCGCGCGTCCGCGGGCGGCCCGGCCGACTACGCGGGCCTCTCGCACGCCCGGCTCGACGCCGACGAGGCCGCGGGCGGCCCGGGCTTCCACTGGCCGGTCCCGGCGGCCGACCACCCGGGCACGCCCCGGCACTTCCTCGACCGGTTCGAGACGCCGGACGGCCGCGCCCGCATGATCCCCGTGGACCACGTCGGCCCGAGCGACGACCTGCGCCCCGACGCCCCCCTGTGGCTCATCACCGGGCGGGTGCTCCAGCACTACCAGTCCGGCGCGCAGACCCACCGCGTGCCCGAGCTCGAACGGCTGGTCCCGCGCCCGTACGTCGAGCTGCACCCCCTGCTCGGCACGCGCCTCGGGGTGCCCGACGGCGCCCGCGTGCGCCTGACCACCGCCCGCGGCACCACGACCGCGGCGGCCCGCTGGACCGACACGATCCGCCCGGACACCGTGTTCCTGCCCTTCCACTGGTCGGGGGAGGGCAGCGCCAACCTGCTCACCACCGACGCCGTGGACCCGGTCTCGGCGATGCCCGAGTTCAAGGTGTGCGCCGTGCAGGTGGCGCCCGTCGTCGAGGAGGCCGCATGACCCCCGTGACCGCGTCTCCTGCGACCTCTGCGGGGCCGCGCGTGCCCGTGCGCGTCGTCGTCGTCGGGTTCGGCATGGTCGGCGCCCGGCTGGTCGACGAGCTCGAGCGCCGCGACCCGTGGGGCCTCGACGTCACCGTGCTGGGCGCCGAGGAGTACGAGCCGTACAACCGCGTCCTCCTGTCCGACGTCGTCGCCGGCCGCACCGACCTCGCCGCGATCCACCTGCCCCTGCCGGGCGGGCGGGCCCAGGTGCTGCGCGGCGTCGCCGCCGCCGGCATCGACCGCGAGGCGCGCGTCGTCCTCGCGTCCGACGGGTCGCGGCACCCGTACGACCGGCTCGTGCTCGCCACCGGCTCCGCCGCGCGCGTCCCGGCGATCCCGGGCCTCGACGGCGCCGCCCTGCCGGCCGGCGTCCACCCCCTGCGCACGCTCGACGACGCCCGCGAGATCGTCGCCGCCACCCTCAACGCGCCGCGCGCCGTCGTCGTCGGCGGGGGAGTGCTCGGCGTCGAGGCGGCGCTCGGGCTCGCCGCCCGCGGCCTCCAGGTCGCGCTGGTCCACCCGGGCGCCACGGTCATGGACCGCCAGCTCGACGCCGGCGCCGGTGCGGTGCTCGCCGGGTCGCTCGCGCTGCACGGCGTGCGCGTCGTGACCGGGACGCGGCGGTCCGAGGTGCTCGTCGTCGGCGGACGGGCCGTCGGGGTGCGCGTCGACGGGCCCGCCGGGGACGAGGTGCTCGCCGCCGGGCTCGTCGTGCTCGCCTGCGGCACGACCGCCGAGACCGGGCTCGCCGCCGACGCCGGGCTCAGCGTCGCCCGCGGCGTCGTCGTCGGCGCCGACCTCGCCTCCGTCGACGACTCCGCCGTGTACGCGATCGGCGACTGCGCGCAGCCGCCCGACGGGTCCCGCGGCCTGGTCGCCGAGGGCTGGGACCAGGCACGCCGCCTCGCCCAGGCGTTCGCCGACGCCTCCCGGCAGCCCCCGCCACCCGCGGTCCCCGCAGGGCCCCGCGTCCACCTGCGCGGTCCCTGGGAGGCCGAGCGGCCCTCGCTCGCGCTGCGCCTCGGCACCCTGCTCGCCACGCGCGCCGCGACCGACCGCGGGGTGGAGACCCGCGGCACCGACGTCGTCAAGGTCAAGGCCGGGCCCCTGTCGGTCGTCGCGATGGGCGCCTGCGGCGCCGGGCGCACGCCGCGCCCCGGCGAGCGGTCCGTGCGCCTCGACGACCCCGCCGGCGGGCGCTGGGTCGAGGCCGTCGTCGCCGACGGCCTCCTCGTCGGCGCCACGTGCGTCGGAGACCCGCGCGTCGCCGCCGACCTCACCGCCGCCTACACGCGCCGCACCCCCGTCCCCGCCGACCCCGCGTTCCTGCTCCTCACGCCCGTCGCCCCGGCCGCGGCTCCCGCCGCGAGCCCCGAGCACATGCCCGACGACGCCGTCGTGTGCCGCTGCAACGGCGTCTCCAAGGCCGACGTCGTCGCCGCCGTCGACGGCGGAGCCCGCGACGTCGCCGACATCGCCCGCGCCACCCGCGCCACGACCGGCTGCGGCGGCTGCACGGACGCCGTCCGCGGGCTGTGCGGCTGGCTCGCCGGGACGCGGGGCGGGGCGGGCGGGGCGGGCGGGGACGACCGGCCGGGCCCCGCCGCAGACGGCGGGACGACGGACGAGGTCCGGTCGGGCACGGCGGAGGGCATCCGGTCCGGCGGTGTCTAGGTGCACCGCACGACCCGCTCAGGCGCCCGGCTGCCCCGCCTGCCCGGCCCGCTCACCCGCCCTCCGGCACAACCCGGCGAACCCCGCGGCCGGGCCGTGCCCGACGCCGGGTGAGTAAGGTGCACGCGTGACTGGGACCGACCGCCGCAGCCCGGCCGAGCACGCCGCACGGGTCGAGGCCCTCGTGGCCCCGGCGCTCGCGGCCCGACCCGCCGAGCGGGTCACCGTCGCCGCCCTGCTCGCCGCCGCCGCGACCGGCGCCACGCTCCCGCGGCGTCTCGCCGCCGACGCCCGCGCCGTCGTCGCGCTGCCCGGCTTCGACAACTCCCAGATGGACGGGTACGCCGTCCGCGCGGCCGACCTCGCCGCCGCGTCGCCCGCCGCTCCCGTCCGGCAGGCCGTCGGGCCCGCCGTCCCCGCCGGCGTCGCACCCGGCCCCCTCGTGCCGGGCACCGCGGCCCCTGTCATGACCGGCGCACCCGTCCCGCCGGGCGCCGACGCCGTCGTCCGCATCGAGGACGCCGACCCGCCCACGTTCGGCGCCGGCCCCGGCGGGGGCGTCACCGTCACCGCGGTCGCGTTCGCCGCCCCCGTCGCCCCCGGCACCTTCGTGCGCGTCGCCGGCTCCGACGTCGCCGCCGGGGACGTCGTCGTCGCCGCCGG
Coding sequences:
- a CDS encoding MFS transporter — translated: MAVQTTQTTPTTVPATGSAARRPGRWIDRWDPEDAAFWAARGRRVARRNLAMSVVAELLGFSVWALWSIVVPQLPAAGFTLTADQMFWLIAVPSLVGAFLRLPYTFAVPLFGGRNWTVVSALLLLLPTTALAVVVQRPDTSFGVLLGVAALAGFGGGNFASSMANISFFYPAAEKGKALGLNAAGGNLGTAAVQLAVPFVIVAGGGLALERAGLMFVPLVLVAAVLAWRFMDNLATARSDPRTYAAAARLPHTWIISAIYIGTFGSFIGYSGAFPTLLAGVFPHVGLKVAFLGALVGSLARPLGGILADRVGGARVTIAAFGVMAAGTLGAVVALQRHDFGLFLGAFLVLFVATGIGNGSVYRMIPAVFRETGAGAGAAAGCIGIAGAVGALGGFLVPRGFAVSTTATGSLVPALLVFVGVYVALAALTAAVYTRGRMGAVRV
- a CDS encoding molybdopterin oxidoreductase family protein codes for the protein MTLTITPAAATDATAPATTATTVTAGGRPSMSASGPENRTSRVARPQPVDVSPREFPTNRGGLCQKGWTSAAVLRAADRLTVPLVRGASGALEPTDWDTALDVVAIRLAAVQAESGPEAVAVFGGGGLTNEKAYTLGKFARAVLRTPFIDYNGRFCMASAAAAANRALGADRGLPFPLADLGGAAAVLLLGSNVAETMPPSVQHLAGARAAGGLVVVDPRRSATARLTEDGQGVHLQPVPGTDLAVLLGLLHVVLAEGLADAAYLAARTTGLDAVARSVAAWWPERVEIVTGVPEGELRRVARLLAAASPARGGRGAYVLTGRGVEQSTQGTATVTAAVNLALALGLVGTVGSGYGALTGQGNGQGGREHGQKSDQLPGYRKIDDPASREHVAAVWGVDPATIPGPGVPAVALLASLGTPGGPRALLVHGSNLLVSAPSADKVRERLAALDLLVVCDVVPSETALVADVVLPVTQWAEEEGTMTSLEGRVIRRRKAVDAPGEARSELWVWAEVARRLGSPVHLATDPADVFDELARASAGGPADYAGLSHARLDADEAAGGPGFHWPVPAADHPGTPRHFLDRFETPDGRARMIPVDHVGPSDDLRPDAPLWLITGRVLQHYQSGAQTHRVPELERLVPRPYVELHPLLGTRLGVPDGARVRLTTARGTTTAAARWTDTIRPDTVFLPFHWSGEGSANLLTTDAVDPVSAMPEFKVCAVQVAPVVEEAA
- a CDS encoding FAD-dependent oxidoreductase; its protein translation is MTPVTASPATSAGPRVPVRVVVVGFGMVGARLVDELERRDPWGLDVTVLGAEEYEPYNRVLLSDVVAGRTDLAAIHLPLPGGRAQVLRGVAAAGIDREARVVLASDGSRHPYDRLVLATGSAARVPAIPGLDGAALPAGVHPLRTLDDAREIVAATLNAPRAVVVGGGVLGVEAALGLAARGLQVALVHPGATVMDRQLDAGAGAVLAGSLALHGVRVVTGTRRSEVLVVGGRAVGVRVDGPAGDEVLAAGLVVLACGTTAETGLAADAGLSVARGVVVGADLASVDDSAVYAIGDCAQPPDGSRGLVAEGWDQARRLAQAFADASRQPPPPAVPAGPRVHLRGPWEAERPSLALRLGTLLATRAATDRGVETRGTDVVKVKAGPLSVVAMGACGAGRTPRPGERSVRLDDPAGGRWVEAVVADGLLVGATCVGDPRVAADLTAAYTRRTPVPADPAFLLLTPVAPAAAPAASPEHMPDDAVVCRCNGVSKADVVAAVDGGARDVADIARATRATTGCGGCTDAVRGLCGWLAGTRGGAGGAGGDDRPGPAADGGTTDEVRSGTAEGIRSGGV